A window of the Juglans microcarpa x Juglans regia isolate MS1-56 chromosome 5D, Jm3101_v1.0, whole genome shotgun sequence genome harbors these coding sequences:
- the LOC121263992 gene encoding probable E3 ubiquitin-protein ligase BAH1-like isoform X1 yields the protein MKFGETFTEYLHGDQEWFLEKCSHVEYKSLKKVLKTCRSCKPLGDSCKSECQLCDQKFFSELTKEASEINGCFSSRVRHLLDLHVASGMQGYLLRLRRYFKNDQQAMVLEGRMLVEYVTMNAIAIRKILKKYDKVHCSENGRNFKSKLRAEHIELLQSPLLIELAAFYLSFNGEKKGEFNEFSSQFSCDFDATPPVMKLRLPHSIKLEYDLTCAVCLVRTFFSIAFWGNIFCFCPHSLIYVYLIMPSQDVVFNSYALSCGHLFCKSCACSSASVLIFQGLKTANPESKCPICRQVGVYAKAVHMVELDMLLKKRCKDYWKERFAAERAETTKQSKEFWDAEAKYLIGY from the exons ATGAAATTCGGGGAGACTTTCACGGAGTACCTGCACGGTGACCAGGAGTGGTTCTTGGAAAAATGTTCTCATGTCGAATATAAGAGCCTCAAGAAAGTTCTAAAGACCTGTCGGAGTTGCAAACCATTGGGTGATTCCTGCAAATCGGAATGTCAAT TGTGTGATCAGAAGTTCTTTTCTGAGCTGACGAAGGAAGCTTCGGAAATAAATGGATGCTTTAGTTCAAGAGTGAGGCATCTCCTTGATCTTCATGTTGCCTCCGGAATGCAGGGATATTTATTGCGTTTGCGTCGTTATTTCAAGAATGATCAACAGGCAATGGTACTAGAAGGACGGATGCTGGTTGAATATGTTACAATGAATGCGATTGCAATCAGAAAAATCCTTAAGAAGTATGATAAA GTTCATTGCTCAGAAAATGGGAGGAATTTCAAATCCAAATTGCGGGCGGAACACATTGAGCTTTTGCAATCTCCTTTGCTCATAGAATTGGCTGCTTTTTATTTGAGTTTCAAcggagaaaaaaaaggagagttTAATGAGTTTTCTAGCCAGTTTTCTTGTGATTTTGATGCAACCCCACCTGTAATGAAATTGAGACTTCCGCATTCTATAAAGCTAGAATATGATCTGACTTGCGCTGTTTGCTTGGTAAGAACCTTCTTTTCAATTGCATTCTGGGGAAATATCTTTTGCTTTTGCCCGCATTCTcttatatatgtgtatttaattATGCCCTCACAGGATGTTGTTTTTAATTCATACGCATTGAGTTGCGGCCATCTTTTTTGCAAGTCATGTGCTTGCTCATCTGCTTCTGTGTTGATCTTCCAAGGCCTTAAAACTGCAAATCCGGAGTCGAAGTGCCCAATTTGCAGACAG GTTGGAGTATATGCAAAAGCAGTGCACATGGTAGAACTGGACATGCTATTGAAAAAAAG GTGTAAAGACTATTGGAAGGAGAGGTTTGCTGCAGAACGTGCCGAGACGACGAAACAATCCAAGGAGTTTTGGGATGCAGAGGCCAAGTATTTAATTGGGTATTGA
- the LOC121263992 gene encoding probable E3 ubiquitin-protein ligase BAH1-like isoform X2 yields MKFGETFTEYLHGDQEWFLEKCSHVEYKSLKKVLKTCRSCKPLGDSCKSECQLCDQKFFSELTKEASEINGCFSSRVRHLLDLHVASGMQGYLLRLRRYFKNDQQAMVLEGRMLVEYVTMNAIAIRKILKKYDKVHCSENGRNFKSKLRAEHIELLQSPLLIELAAFYLSFNGEKKGEFNEFSSQFSCDFDATPPVMKLRLPHSIKLEYDLTCAVCLDVVFNSYALSCGHLFCKSCACSSASVLIFQGLKTANPESKCPICRQVGVYAKAVHMVELDMLLKKRCKDYWKERFAAERAETTKQSKEFWDAEAKYLIGY; encoded by the exons ATGAAATTCGGGGAGACTTTCACGGAGTACCTGCACGGTGACCAGGAGTGGTTCTTGGAAAAATGTTCTCATGTCGAATATAAGAGCCTCAAGAAAGTTCTAAAGACCTGTCGGAGTTGCAAACCATTGGGTGATTCCTGCAAATCGGAATGTCAAT TGTGTGATCAGAAGTTCTTTTCTGAGCTGACGAAGGAAGCTTCGGAAATAAATGGATGCTTTAGTTCAAGAGTGAGGCATCTCCTTGATCTTCATGTTGCCTCCGGAATGCAGGGATATTTATTGCGTTTGCGTCGTTATTTCAAGAATGATCAACAGGCAATGGTACTAGAAGGACGGATGCTGGTTGAATATGTTACAATGAATGCGATTGCAATCAGAAAAATCCTTAAGAAGTATGATAAA GTTCATTGCTCAGAAAATGGGAGGAATTTCAAATCCAAATTGCGGGCGGAACACATTGAGCTTTTGCAATCTCCTTTGCTCATAGAATTGGCTGCTTTTTATTTGAGTTTCAAcggagaaaaaaaaggagagttTAATGAGTTTTCTAGCCAGTTTTCTTGTGATTTTGATGCAACCCCACCTGTAATGAAATTGAGACTTCCGCATTCTATAAAGCTAGAATATGATCTGACTTGCGCTGTTTGCTTG GATGTTGTTTTTAATTCATACGCATTGAGTTGCGGCCATCTTTTTTGCAAGTCATGTGCTTGCTCATCTGCTTCTGTGTTGATCTTCCAAGGCCTTAAAACTGCAAATCCGGAGTCGAAGTGCCCAATTTGCAGACAG GTTGGAGTATATGCAAAAGCAGTGCACATGGTAGAACTGGACATGCTATTGAAAAAAAG GTGTAAAGACTATTGGAAGGAGAGGTTTGCTGCAGAACGTGCCGAGACGACGAAACAATCCAAGGAGTTTTGGGATGCAGAGGCCAAGTATTTAATTGGGTATTGA
- the LOC121263993 gene encoding uncharacterized protein LOC121263993, whose protein sequence is MLLMADILEYHIFGMQLYARNTEDCLLMVRTKQHLVATPRNKNITPRGYIDSSKSDNDLDLQGEGGWVIVKKQRVTILVPPLPAAKKLITQTPGPSQPQAIPRKTMSNQIQAPIDICPRILSADEREKSIPLVPRKGIQITRKAPAQDLSTLAKPLRVDSRMEAGA, encoded by the exons ATGCTTTTGATGGCAGATATTTTGGAGTATCATATCTTTGGCATGCAACTATATGCTAGAAATACAGAAG ATTGTCTTCTGATGGTGAGAACAAAGCAACACCTTGTGGCAACCCCTAGAAATAAGAATATCACTCCACGTGGCTACATTGACTCATCAAAATCTGACAATGATCTGGATTTGCAAGGAGAAGGTGGTTGGGTGATTGTGAAAAAGCAGAGGGTCACCATTTTGGTGCCTCCTCTTCCTGCTGCAAAAAAGTTGATAACTCAAACGCCAGGACCAAGCCAGCCACAAGCCATACCGAGAAAGACAATGAGTAACCAAATACAAGCTCCAATTGATATATGTCCCAGAATATTGTCAGCTGATGAGCGAGAGAAGTCCATACCATTGGTTCCAAGAAAGGGTATTCAAATTACAAGAAAAGCTCCTGCTCAAGATTTGTCGACATTAGCCAAGCCACTAAGGGTAGATTCAAGAATGGAAGCAGGGGCTTGA
- the LOC121263991 gene encoding amino acid transporter ANT1 produces the protein MEQQRKRASVPLLESTSSIGTASTAQTVGNIIVSVVGTGVLGLPFAFRSAGWLAGSIVVLLAGLSSCYCMLLLVQCRRKLASEEESIEMKAYGDLGYKCMGRTGGYLTEFLILITQVGGSVAYLVFIGQNLSSIFKGQGLTLGSSIFLLVPIEVGLSWIGSLSALAPFSIFADCCNVLAMAIVVKDDIQQLVGSEFSFRDRAAITSNIGGLSYAGGMAVFCFGGFGMTLALESSMKDKSTFPKLLAKTFTGITLMYVLFGFSGYMAYGDQTKDIVILNLPHDWWAVAVQVGLCLGLIFTFPIMIHPIREIVEGNLDKSKWFQKLLCNSDYSTRIRKFAMYMSRAILVISLAFLASYVPGFGIFASLVGSTLCALISFVLPATFHLILFGGSLHFWQRALDFFILSCGLLFAAYGTYNTVVGI, from the exons ATGGAGCAACAAAGAAAACGTGCTTCAGTTCCTTTGCTTGAATCTACTTCTTCGATAGGAACAGCTTCAACGGCTCAAACAGTAGGAAACATAATAGTCTCCGTTGTTGGGACGGGTGTGTTGGGGCTTCCTTTCGCTTTCAGAAGTGCCGGTTGGCTTGCCGGTTCGATTGTCGTTCTCCTGGCTGGGCTCTCCAGCTGCTACTGCATGCTCCTCCTT GTTCAATGCAGGCGAAAGTTGGCATCAGAAGAAGAATCAATAGAGATGAAAGCCTACGGCGACTTGGGTTATAAATGCATGGGAAGAACCGGCGGTTATCTAACAGAATTTCTTATTTTGATTACCCAAGTTGGAGGTTCAGTGGCATATCTAGTATTTATAGGACAAAACCTTTCATCGATATTCAAAGGCCAAGGTCTCACCTTGGGGTCTTCCATATTTTTGTTGGTACCAATTGAAGTTGGCTTGTCATGGATAGGCAGTCTCTCAGCTCTAGCACCTTTTAGTATCTTTGCCGATTGTTGTAATGTGTTAGCTATGGCAATTGTGGTGAAGGATGACATACAACAACTTGTAGGAAGTGAATTTTCGTTTAGGGATAGGGCGGCAATCACATCCAACATAGGAGGACTATCGTACGCAGGAGGGATGGCGGTGTTCTGCTTTGGCGGGTTTGGTATGACACTCGCATTGGAATCCTCAATGAAAGACAAATCCACATTCCCAAAATTGCTGGCCAAGACTTTCACGGGAATAACCCTCATGTACGTTTTGTTTGGATTCTCTGGTTACATGGCCTATGGTGATCAAACAAAAGATATCGTGATTCTTAATCTGCCCCATGATTGGTGGGCAGTAGCAGTTCAG GTTGGCCTGTGCTTGGGGCTAATCTTCACGTTCCCAATCATGATACACCCAATAAGAGAGATTGTGGAAGGAAATTTAGACAAAAGCAAATGGTTTCAGAAGCTCCTCTGCAACAGTGATTATTCAACCAGAATAAGGAAGTTTGCAATGTATATGAGTCGTGCAATCTTGGTGATCAGCTTGGCGTTCTTGGCCTCGTACGTGCCCGGGTTTGGTATTTTTGCCTCACTTGTGGGAAGTACTCTATGTGCACTGATCTCATTTGTTTTGCCAGCCACATTTCACCTGATATTATTTGGTGGTTCTCTCCATTTCTGGCAAAGAGCCTtggattttttcattttgtcatgTGGATTGCTTTTTGCTGCTTATGGTACTTACAACACTGTAGTTGGGATTTGA
- the LOC121266209 gene encoding probable glutamate carboxypeptidase AMP1, with translation MAEAAFSKPGTFFFTPKPSPLSTFLLVLILCILGFYTLHYPHPTLLQSNSQNAPRFRQIFLSSATNYTFASYLRALTQHPHLAGTKPSLDTTHYVLSHFKDLGLETRTAQYRALLSYPVHSSLSAHFSDGTVLDLPLTDFTQATRDVVLPYHAYSPSGSAYAKAVFVNYGTDDDYRALGLLGVNVSGCVVIARKGDLPRGVVVQKAEAHGAVAMLLYAEGDGFRKGFERGTVMKGVGDPLSPGWAGVDGGESLDLEDTEVLKRFPKIPSMPLSAEAAEVILGSLGGAPFPSEWRIGIGHVGPGPTILNFTYQGEKRVVTIHNVFAVIRGLEEPDRHVLLGNHRDAWTYGAVDPNSGTAALLDIARRYALLMRLGWQPRRTIILCSWDAEEFGMIGSTEWVEQNLMNLGPKAVAYLNVDCAVQGPGFFVGATPQLDNLLHEVTKKVKDPDSEDATVYERWAATNIGIHIQRLSGVDSDFAPFLQHAGVPSVDLYYGRDFPVYHTAFDSYNWMTNYGDPLFQRHVAVAGIWGTLALHLADDSILPFNYLSYADQLQGYKNILSNILNGSVSLHPLTTSIQELASSAKEAENEAKILQKQETTDDSVVLKKRALNDRLMHAERGFLDADGLQGRQWFKHLIYGPPSDYESKLVFFPGVADAISGSARMSRKERKAAIQHEIWRAARAIQRAARALKGEFT, from the exons ATGGCCGAAGCGGCTTTCTCCAAGCCCGGCACCTTCTTCTTTACGCCGAAACCATCACCCTTGAGCACCTTCTTACTCGTCCTCATCCTCTGCATTCTGGGATTCTATACCCTGCATTACCCGCACCCTACACTCTTGCAATCAAATTCCCAAAATGCTCCCCGCTTCCGCCAGATTTTCCTCTCCTCTGCCACCAACTACACCTTCGCATCCTACCTCCGCGCCCTCACCCAGCATCCTCACCTCGCCGGAACCAAACCCTCCCTCGACACTACCCATTACGTCCTCTCCCACTTCAAGGACCTTGGACTCGAAACTCGCACCGCCCAGTACCGAGCCCTCCTCTCTTATCCCGTGCACTCCTCCCTCTCTGCGCATTTTAGCGACGGCACCGTCCTTGACCTGCCCTTGACGGACTTTACGCAAGCGACTCGGGACGTGGTGTTACCCTACCATGCGTACTCGCCGTCCGGGTCGGCGTACGCTAAGGCGGTGTTTGTTAATTACGGTACGGATGATGACTATCGTGCGCTGGGGTTATTGGGGGTGAACGTTAGCGGGTGCGTGGTGATTGCGAGGAAGGGTGATTTGCCCAGAGGGGTCGTGGTTCAAAAGGCCGAGGCGCATGGGGCTGTAGCTATGCTACTGTACGCCGAGGGGGACGGGTTTAGGAAGGGTTTTGAGAGAGGAACCGTGATGAAGGGCGTGGGGGACCCACTGAGTCCGGGGTGGGCTGGGGTTGATGGTGGTGAGAGTTTGGACTTGGAGGACACCGAGGTTTTGAAAAGATTTCCCAAAATTCCGTCCATGCCCTTGTCTGCCGAGGCTGCCGAAGTCATATTGGGCTCGCTCGGGGGCGCACCGTTTCCATCGGAGTGGCGCATCGGCATCGGGCATGTCGGCCCGGGACCCACAATATTGAACTTCACTTACCAGG GGGAGAAAAGGGTAGTGACTATTCATAATGTTTTTGCTGTCATAAGGGGGTTGGAAGAGCCTGACCGCCATGTGCTACTTGGCAATCATAGAGATGCATGGACATATGGTGCTGTTGACCCCAACAGTGGAACCGCAGCCCTGCTTGACATTGCCCGTCGATATGCTCTTTTGATGCGTTTGGGCTGGCAGCCTAGAAGGACAATAATTCTCTGCAGTTGGGATGCAGAAGAGTTTGGGATG ATAGGCTCCACTGAGTGGGTTGAACAAAACCTAATGAATCTCGGCCCCAAAGCTGTAGCGTACCTTAATGTAGATTGTGCCGTTCAAGGTCCAGGTTTCTTTGTTGGTGCAACTCCTCAGCTAGACAATCTTCTTCATGAGGTTACAAAGAAG GTTAAGGATCCCGATTCAGAGGATGCGACGGTGTATGAGAGGTGGGCTGCCACAAATATAGGCATACAT ATACAAAGACTTAGTGGAGTGGATTCTGATTTTGCTCCATTCCTGCAACACGCAGGGGTTCCTTCTGTTGATTTATACTATGGCAGAG ATTTTCCTGTCTATCACACGGCTTTTGACTCCTATAACTGGATGACAAATTATGGAGATCCATTGTTTCAGCGGCATGTGGCTG TTGCAGGAATTTGGGGAACTCTGGCCCTTCACCTGGCTGATGATTCTATTCTACCATTCAATTACCTTTCATATGCTGATCAGTTGCAG GGGTATAAAAACATCTTGAGCAACATTTTGAATGGTAGTGTATCCCTACATCCTCTGACGACATCAATTCAAGAACTTGCATCTTCGGCTAAAGAAGCTGAGAATGAAGCGAAG ATACTGCAAAAGCAGGAAACTACAGATGATTCTGTGGTGTTGAAAAAGCGAGCATTGAATGATCGACTGATGCATGCTGAAAGAGGGTTCTTGGATGCAGATGGGCTTCAAGGAAGGCAGTGGTTTAAGCATCTT ATTTATGGGCCTCCAAGTGACTACGAGAGCAAGCTGGTTTTCTTCCCAGGAGTAGCAGATGCTATATCTGGATCTGCAAGAATGAgtagaaaagagaggaaagcGGCGATTCAGCATGAGATCTGGAGGGCTGCTAGAGCTATACAAAGAGCTGCCAGAGCCCTTAAAGGGGAATTCACCTGA